Proteins encoded in a region of the Agromyces protaetiae genome:
- a CDS encoding LLM class flavin-dependent oxidoreductase, with translation MTATTFSSGLGFGLGYDATATVREMADSIARAEAAGFSMGFFSETFFTNRDSVSALSAFSLATERMALGATQVVRLRSPLVMAQTAATLDEMSGGRLVLVLGAATDKHAARNGLAPMKPPQVLREYIETVRLLLTGEKITYEGQFVKFDGVGLNFTPVRRSIPIWVAGSSPLGLKISAQLGDGILLDAGTSPEYSANAIARIREVREEAGLGMADYSVAQLVNTSIEDTRERALDAIRWEVASKFKFASTGRGKIAVGETAIPADSPDRLSAIYQSQGEQALLDAIDDDFAAALTASGTIDDVEARVRQYRAAGVDFPILRATAPHQIPALLAGASRLSA, from the coding sequence ATGACCGCGACCACCTTCAGCTCAGGACTCGGCTTCGGGCTCGGCTACGACGCGACCGCGACGGTCCGCGAGATGGCCGACTCGATCGCCCGCGCGGAGGCCGCGGGGTTCTCGATGGGCTTCTTCTCGGAGACCTTCTTCACGAACCGGGACTCGGTGTCGGCGCTGTCGGCGTTCTCGCTGGCGACCGAGCGGATGGCGCTCGGCGCGACGCAGGTCGTCCGGCTGCGCTCGCCGCTCGTGATGGCGCAGACGGCCGCGACGCTCGACGAGATGTCGGGCGGGCGACTCGTGCTCGTGCTCGGGGCGGCGACCGACAAGCATGCCGCACGCAACGGGCTCGCGCCCATGAAGCCGCCGCAGGTGCTGCGCGAGTACATCGAGACGGTGCGCCTGCTGCTCACGGGCGAGAAGATCACGTACGAGGGCCAGTTCGTGAAGTTCGACGGTGTGGGGCTGAACTTCACGCCCGTGCGCCGGTCGATCCCGATCTGGGTCGCCGGGTCGAGCCCGCTGGGACTGAAGATCTCGGCGCAACTGGGCGACGGGATCCTGCTCGACGCCGGCACGTCGCCCGAGTACAGCGCGAACGCCATTGCCCGGATCCGCGAGGTCCGCGAGGAGGCGGGGCTCGGCATGGCGGACTACTCGGTCGCGCAGCTCGTGAACACGTCGATCGAGGACACCCGGGAGCGGGCGCTCGACGCGATCCGATGGGAGGTCGCGTCGAAGTTCAAGTTCGCGAGCACCGGGCGCGGCAAGATCGCCGTCGGCGAGACTGCCATCCCGGCGGATTCGCCCGACCGGCTCTCCGCGATCTACCAGAGCCAGGGCGAGCAGGCGTTGCTCGACGCGATCGACGACGACTTTGCGGCGGCCCTCACGGCCTCGGGCACGATCGACGACGTCGAAGCGCGCGTGCGGCAGTACCGGGCGGCGGGTGTGGACTTCCCGATCCTCCGCGCGACCGCGCCGCACCAGATCCCGGCGCTGCTGGCCGGGGCGTCGCGGCTCAGCGCCTAG
- a CDS encoding amino acid ABC transporter ATP-binding protein, producing the protein MTAPTPLVQSVDVRKNYGSVQALKGITLDVFEGEVVCLMGPSGSGKSTFLRCINHLEKLSGGDLRVDGVRVGYRRKDNKLYEMNDRESARTRAGIGMVFQQFNLFPHLTILQNIIEAPIGVRKLPRAQAVEEARTLLDRVGLSDKENAYPRHLSGGQQQRVAIARALAMKPKLMLFDEPTSALDPELVGEVLAVMRELARDGMTMVVVTHEMGFAREAADRIVFMADGSVVETGEPAQIFDDPREERTRAFVSSILH; encoded by the coding sequence ATGACTGCCCCAACCCCGCTCGTCCAGTCGGTCGACGTCCGGAAGAACTACGGCTCCGTCCAGGCGTTGAAGGGCATCACGCTCGACGTGTTCGAGGGCGAGGTGGTCTGCCTCATGGGGCCGTCCGGCTCGGGCAAGAGCACGTTCCTGCGGTGCATCAACCACCTCGAGAAGCTCTCGGGCGGCGACCTGCGCGTCGACGGCGTGCGCGTCGGCTACCGGCGCAAGGACAACAAGCTCTACGAGATGAACGACCGTGAGTCGGCGCGTACGCGGGCCGGTATCGGGATGGTCTTCCAGCAGTTCAACCTGTTCCCGCACCTGACCATCCTGCAGAACATCATCGAGGCGCCGATCGGCGTGCGAAAGCTGCCGCGCGCGCAGGCGGTCGAGGAGGCGCGGACGCTGCTCGACCGCGTCGGCCTCTCCGACAAGGAGAACGCCTACCCGCGCCACCTGTCGGGCGGCCAACAGCAGCGGGTCGCGATCGCGCGGGCGCTCGCGATGAAGCCCAAGCTCATGCTCTTCGACGAGCCGACCTCGGCGCTCGACCCCGAGCTGGTCGGCGAGGTGCTGGCCGTGATGCGCGAGCTCGCGCGTGACGGCATGACCATGGTCGTCGTGACCCACGAGATGGGCTTCGCGCGCGAGGCCGCCGATCGCATCGTGTTCATGGCCGACGGGAGCGTGGTCGAGACCGGCGAGCCGGCCCAGATCTTCGACGACCCTCGTGAGGAGCGCACACGCGCCTTCGTGAGCAGCATCCTGCACTGA
- a CDS encoding amino acid ABC transporter permease, which produces MNTTTRPAASQAPGAAEDVIVPLRRPGRWIGVAVVTLIVAYLVIGAATNPNMRWDVVGEYLFSPLILEGLWMTIQLTVLAMVIGVALGVVLAIMRLSDNPVLRWVSVTYGLIFRGVPVIVQLLFWYFLSALVPMLGIGIPFGPQFIEVETNAVISQLGAALLAFGLHEAAYMSEIVRSGIVSVDQGQREAAAALGMSKGRIFRRIIFPQAMRVILPPTGNQVIILLKTTSLVLVIALPDLMTTVTHIYTRNFLQIPLLIVASIWYLVMTGALTVGQHYLERHFGRGSERNARPETRASRRAKERSR; this is translated from the coding sequence ATGAACACCACGACTCGACCCGCGGCGTCTCAGGCGCCCGGGGCGGCGGAGGACGTCATCGTGCCCCTCCGCCGCCCCGGGCGGTGGATCGGCGTCGCCGTCGTCACGCTCATCGTCGCGTACCTCGTCATCGGGGCCGCGACGAACCCCAACATGCGCTGGGACGTCGTCGGCGAATACCTGTTCTCGCCGCTCATCCTCGAGGGCCTCTGGATGACGATCCAGCTGACCGTCCTCGCCATGGTCATCGGCGTCGCCCTGGGCGTCGTGCTCGCGATCATGCGCCTCTCGGACAATCCGGTGCTCCGCTGGGTGAGCGTCACCTACGGGCTCATCTTCCGTGGCGTGCCGGTCATCGTCCAGCTGCTCTTCTGGTACTTCCTCTCGGCGCTCGTGCCGATGCTGGGCATCGGGATCCCGTTCGGACCGCAGTTCATCGAGGTCGAGACGAACGCCGTCATCTCGCAGCTGGGCGCCGCGCTGCTCGCGTTCGGCCTGCACGAGGCCGCCTACATGTCCGAGATCGTGCGTTCGGGCATCGTGAGCGTCGACCAGGGCCAGCGTGAGGCCGCGGCCGCACTCGGCATGTCGAAGGGGCGGATCTTCCGGCGGATCATCTTCCCGCAGGCGATGCGCGTGATCCTGCCGCCCACGGGCAACCAGGTCATCATCCTGCTGAAGACGACCTCGCTCGTGCTCGTCATCGCGCTGCCCGATCTCATGACCACGGTCACCCACATCTACACACGCAATTTCCTGCAGATCCCGCTGCTCATCGTCGCGAGCATCTGGTACCTCGTCATGACGGGGGCGCTCACGGTCGGCCAGCACTATCTCGAGCGGCACTTCGGTCGCGGGTCCGAGCGGAACGCGCGGCCCGAGACGCGGGCGTCGCGCCGCGCGAAGGAGAGATCACGATGA
- a CDS encoding ABC transporter substrate-binding protein produces the protein MRRTSSGRQARLILPAIAGVAALALAGCAADSATEAAPEETAAASGGEFFDLLPENIQEAGVLRIGVSANFPPGNFEDVDGDLDGSEIQLGFALGEVLGVEIEHVTTNFAGLLTGLEANRFDVVLSGMSDTLEREQQVDFINYINTGSNFLVPEGNPNDIETPEDLCGLTAAETIGTTYIDIVTGFSEDCVAAGNEPIEVQTYQSGPETTQAVSTGRADFSFASMMAHNYFASQSNGALESVGETYNPQLTGIVVPKGSEQLIEALQAALQSMVDSGQTAEIMAEWGLEDQILDPVQVNGATS, from the coding sequence TGATCCTTCCCGCCATCGCCGGCGTCGCCGCACTCGCCCTCGCCGGCTGTGCGGCCGACTCGGCCACCGAGGCCGCACCCGAGGAGACCGCGGCCGCGTCGGGTGGTGAGTTCTTCGACCTGCTTCCCGAGAACATCCAGGAGGCGGGCGTGCTGCGGATCGGCGTCTCCGCGAACTTCCCGCCAGGCAACTTCGAGGACGTGGACGGCGACCTCGACGGCTCCGAGATCCAGCTCGGGTTCGCGCTCGGCGAGGTGCTCGGCGTCGAGATCGAACACGTGACGACGAACTTCGCCGGACTGCTCACCGGCCTCGAGGCCAACCGCTTCGACGTCGTGCTCTCGGGCATGAGCGACACGCTCGAGCGCGAGCAGCAGGTCGACTTCATCAACTACATCAACACCGGGTCGAACTTCCTCGTCCCCGAGGGCAACCCGAACGACATCGAGACGCCCGAGGACCTCTGCGGCCTGACCGCCGCCGAGACCATCGGCACGACCTACATCGACATCGTCACCGGGTTCTCCGAGGACTGCGTCGCGGCCGGGAACGAGCCGATCGAGGTGCAGACCTACCAGTCGGGCCCCGAGACCACGCAGGCCGTGTCCACGGGGCGCGCCGACTTCAGCTTCGCGAGCATGATGGCGCACAACTACTTCGCGTCGCAGAGCAACGGCGCGCTCGAGTCGGTGGGCGAGACCTACAACCCGCAGCTGACCGGCATCGTGGTGCCGAAGGGCAGCGAGCAGCTGATCGAGGCTCTCCAGGCCGCCCTGCAGTCCATGGTCGACAGCGGCCAGACCGCCGAGATCATGGCCGAGTGGGGCCTCGAGGACCAGATCCTCGACCCCGTCCAGGTCAACGGCGCGACGAGCTGA